A genomic region of Zalophus californianus isolate mZalCal1 chromosome 11, mZalCal1.pri.v2, whole genome shotgun sequence contains the following coding sequences:
- the LOC113913667 gene encoding olfactory receptor 51L1, giving the protein MVVWNNNNTMEPIFILREFSGLECVHSCFSIPFCLVYLVAFIGNVTILSVIWIESSLHQPMYYFLSILALTDLGLSMSMLPTMLAVLWLDTQEIQASACYAQQFFIHTFTFLESSVLLAMAFDRFVAICHPLRYTTILNNSVTGKIGFACLLRSMGVVLPTPLLLRHYHYCHVNALSHAFCLHQDVLKLSCSDARISSVYGLCVVITTLGMDSVFILLSYVLILNAVLGIASHEERLKALNTCVSHICVVLIFFVPVIGVSMVHRFGKHLSPIVHIIMADIYLLFPPILNPIVYSVRTKQIHLRILCKFGLGRRLYITSILKVSH; this is encoded by the coding sequence ATGGTGGTCTGGAATAACAATAACACTATGGAGCCCATATTTATTCTGAGGGAATTTTCTGGATTGGAGTGTGTCCATTCTTGTTTCTCAATCCCATTCTGTCTTGTGTACTTGGTAGCATTTATTGGTAATGTCACCATCCTCTCTGTCATTTGGATAGAGTCCTCACTCCACCAGCCCATGTATTACTTCCTTTCCATCTTGGCACTGACTGACCTAGGTCTGTCCATGTCCATGCTTCCCACCATGCTTGCTGTGTTATGGCTGGATACTCAGGAGATCCAGGCAAGTGCTTGCTATGCTCAGCAATTCTTCATCCACACATTCACATTCCTGGAGTCCTCAGTGCTATTGGCCATGGCCTTCGATCGTTTTGTTGCTATCTGCCATCCACTTCGCTATACCACCATCCTTAACAACAGTGTAACAGGCAAGATTGGTTTCGCTTGCTTGCTAAGAAGCATGGGAGTTGTACTTCCTACACCTTTGCTACTGAGACATTATCACTACTGCCATGTCAATGCCCTTTCCCATGCCTTTTGTTTGCACCAAGATGTTCTGAAATTATCCTGTTCAGATGCCAGAATCAGCAGTGTCTATGGACTGTGTGTAGTTATCACCACACTGGGCATGGATTCagtcttcattcttctttcttatgTCTTGATTCTGAATGCTGTGCTGGGCATTGCATCTCATGAAGAGCGGCTAAAGGCACTCAACACATGTGTGTCCCATATCTGCGTGGTACTCATTTTCTTTGTGCCAGTTATTGGGGTGTCAATGGTCCATCGCTTTGGGAAACATCTCTCTCCCATAGTTCACATCATCATGGCCGATATTTACCTGCTTTTCCCCCCCATACTTAACCCTATTGTCTACAGTGTCAGGACAAAGCAGATTCATCTAAGAATTCTCTGCAAGTTTGGATTAGGGAGGAGGCTTTACATAACCTCTATCCTCAAGGTTTCCCACTGA
- the LOC113915232 gene encoding olfactory receptor 51G2-like, translated as MSVCNSSALYPRFLLTGLSGLESRYSLISIPIFLIYATSISGNITILFIIRTEPSLHQPMYYFLSMLAFTDLGLSTTTLPTMFSVFWFHVQEISFNACLVQMYFIHVFSIIESAVLLAMAFDRFVAIREPLRYVAILTNGVIIGIGLAIAGRALALVFPASFLLKRLQYHPVNILSYPFCLHQDLIKTTVSSRRVSSIYGLMVVICSMGLDSVLLLLSYSLILGTVLSIASKTERVKALNTCISHICAVLTFYTPMIGLSMIRRYGQNASPIVHVLMANVYLLVPPVMNPIVYSVKTKQIRDRILRKFKQQKV; from the coding sequence ATGTCTGTCTGCAATAGCTCTGCCTTGTATCCTCGCTTCCTCCTGACAGGCCTCTCAGGCCTTGAAAGCAGATATAGTTTGATTTCCATCCCCATCTTTCTGATTTATGCCACCTCAATTTCAGGAAACATTACCATCCTATTTATCATCAGAACTGAGCCTTCCCTCCACCAACCAATGTACTACTTTCTATCAATGCTGGCATTTACTGACCTGGGCCTATCCACTACAACCTTGCCTACCATGTTCAGCGTCTTCTGGTTCCATGTCCAGGAGATCTCCTTTAATGCTTGTCTGGTCCAGATGTACTTCATTCATGTTTTCTCAATTATTGAGTCAGCTGTGCTGTTGGCCATGGCCTTTGACCGCTTTGTAGCAATCCGAGAGCCCCTGCGCTATGTGGCCATTCTAACCAATGGTGTAATCATTGGGATTGGGTTGGCAATTGCTGGAAGGGCCTTGGCTCTGGTCTTTCCAGCTTCCTTCCTTCTAAAGAGGCTTCAGTATCATCCTGTCAATATTCTCTCCTACCCATTCTGCCTACACCAGGACCTCATAAAGACAACTGTATCTAGTCGTCGGGTCAGCAGCATCTATGGCCTCATGGTGGTCATTTGCTCCATGGGACTTGATTCAGTGCTTCTCCTCCTTTCCTACAGCCTCATCCTTGGCACAGTGTTGAGTATAGCTTCCAAGACAGAGAGGGTGAAAGCCCTCAACACCTGCATTTCCCACATCTGTGCTGTACTCACTTTTTATACACCAATGATTGGGCTCTCTATGATCCGTCGTTATGGGCAGAATGCTTCCCCAATTGTCCATGTGCTTATGGCCAATGTCTACTTGCTCGTCCCACCCGTCATGAACCCCATTGTCTACAGTGTCAAGACCAAGCAGATTCGTGACAGAATCCTCCGGAAATTCAAGCAACAGAAAGTTTAA